CCTTTTTGGTTGTGAAGAGGAAGCTCCATTATCAGCTTTCCTTCTTCGATTTACTCTTGGTCTACCAGGAGCTCTTCGCAAAGGAGGTGGCAACACAGTTTTTGGGAGTAAATCAGGCATCGTAGGCCACCTTTTCACATCAGGAATAGGATGAATCATTTCTGAGTATGCCTTCAAATACATGTCCCTCGTGAACCAGGCTTCACAGTAATGTTCCAATTTTTCTCTCCTGTAAATAATTCCCAATGCTGCATGTTTACATGGAATTCCAGATATCTGAAAAGCACAACAATCACAGATTCTTTTGCTGAGATTAACTATGTAGCTTCTGTCACCATCACCAATCTCGAATGTATCTTCACTAGCCATATGTATCTCacattttcttgatatttggcTAATCTGTGTGAGTTTCTCAGCAATCCTGGGAGAGATATTAGCAGTCAAAGTGCAACCTTTCTGGTACCTCTTGTGCAACTTTTTCATAAATTTTCTCCTCAAACCATCCACTAATGTCAGTATAGGCTTTCCTCTAAGATCACCAACCTAATTATTAAAGGATTCAGTGAAATTATTTGTTACATGATCACACTTAAGTTCAGATGAGAATACATGCCTACACCAGgaacttcttgaaattttgtcCAGATATCTCCAAGCAGCAATGTTAATATCTTTAATACTTGCCATTGCTTCATTATAGCCAACAACATCATAACTTTTTGTTGCCTTCCAAAAGAAACTTCTAAGTAATATTCCTGAAAATTGAGACTTGAAATTGCTACATATATGCCTACAACAATGCCTACCAGTTGCATCAGGAAATATCTCCTCATAAGCAAGATTCAGTCCCTTCTGCCTATCACTCATGAAAGTTAAAGGGATGTTGTTGTCTAATGGTCCAAAGAACTCTTGAAAGTAATAGAAGAACCACCTCCAAGTATCCTTGTTCTCGCATTCAGTTACAGCAAATGCTATTGAAAAAATGCTGTTGTTTGCATCCAAAGCAACTGCTGTGAGAAGCACACCTCCAAATGGACCCTTCAAGAAACATCCATCAAATCCCACAAAAGGTCTACAACCTTCTAGGAATCCCAGCTTTTGAGCTCTAAAGCTAATGAATATTCTCAGAAATTTAGGCTCAATTAACAGATTTGGCCTATCATAATGTATTTTACAAATGCTATTGGGATTATTGTTCCTTAATAGTTCAGCATATGAGGGGAGTTTAGAATAAGATTCAGCATGTGTGCCTTCTATTTCATTAAGTGCTTTGCTCTTAGCTCTGAAAATCTGCATTTTACTTGGCTTCACACCATACTTTCTCAACTCTGTCTCTACACCTTTACTGGTCATATTAGGATGATCTCTCATGACACCAACCAGCTTCTTGGCCATCCAATCAGAAGTGGCTTCAGCACAGTGTTTATCCATCACACAAGTGTGCTGTGGTTGGTAACTTTTAATCTGAAAAGTTATATTATCAGCCACTGATGATGCATGTATTCTCCACTGGCATCCCTCAGCATTGCATATAGCTGTCACTCTCGATCTCTCATTTTTCAATCTCAGAAGTGGAAAACCTTTTTGAATAACATAATCTTTTAAGACAGCTCTAAATGCATCCACATTGGTGAATAATTGACCCTTCTCAAATTCTATGTCATCTTTAGGATTGTAAATCCACATCTTTGATCTCATTAACTGTCTCCTAGAATTATCCCCTTCCTCACTTTCAGAATCAGGCACCACAATTTCCATTTCATTGtcttcaaaatcagaaaaattagtATCACTTTTTTCACTATCATCATTTGAGACCCTATCCAGAACTAATTCATCCTCATTGTCACTATACGGATTGTGTCTCCGTGAAGAATCAGAGCTAGGATCTCCATACTGATCATCTGAGATATCAACATCTATAGCTACCGTCTTCTTATTCTGTTTACTAATAACCAGAGTATCTTGCATGTTCACAGTAGTCGGATTTACTAAGTTATTCTCTTCATCAGCAGGGATAATTTCCATATCAGAGACATGCAAGTTAATCACTGGCTTagattgatgtattttgaacatctCACTAACAGAATAATCATCATTAACATCCATCGTGCAATTTTTTCCAGGAATTTCACATCTCATCTGCATAATCATGTTAACATTCCCACTTATCTTGCTCAGTGCCTTTTCAGTTACATCAAACAACAAGTTAATGTATGAGTAGCCACTTGGATCAACATTTGAAATCCTGATTTTGTTTGCATTACAGTGAACAACAATGTCATATGCAGCAGCAATAGTCCCCATCCTACATTTTCAGATTTGAATGCAAAGTAGTGATTAAATAAAAGTGCATGCTTCCTCCCTTTACATTCTTACAGAAACACATATAATTTCCAGAAACACATCAGCATACATCTCACTACATATCAACGTACTTCAACATTACAGAAACTACTGATCAAGCAAAACAGTCAATATTTGCTAATACATTCATGCACATTTTTAATAGAAGTTAATGAAATTTTCAGAAAACATCTTCCATGCATCCATCGTGCATGAAATTTCAAGAAACATCTTTAGTTACAATACTGCATGAAGCAACAAACATCTTTAGTTTCTTGACACATCTACTAATCAAGATTAGTACCTTAACAGATAACATGCACTTTTTTAACAAACTGATTCATTATAACGGAAGAGATTATAGTACTGCATATCTGAAAATGAAAATTGGTACCTCAATTTCTGCTTCTAAGAAGCTTAACTTCCAACAGATGAAGACAGCTTCACACCAGTTCCATTGCCTTCTTCATTGTCCCGTTTCTTAGCATTTAGATATAAGACATGTTATCTGCCAAATTGGCGCCAAATTATAAGACATGTTATATAAGACATGTTCAATCAGCCTCATCACATCACTCATCATCAGAAATTGGCGCCAAATTACATCTTTTATTGGCGCCTAGgagtaattattttttaatcaccttcATTACACGTTAAATTTCTGTTATTCTGGTTAAACATAATTAGAAACCTCAAAATGCATTTGTGTAGGTAGTTAACGTCAGTGCAAATGTATCCTCTGAGAACAAATAGGTCATTTCAGTGCTCTGCATGTCAGATTTGGGCCCCAATAATCTGCCAGGGGAGCtaggtgtaatttttaaaacctgaAGGGATCTCagtgcaagtgtcagaaacctcaggggaggtttgtgaaattatccctaaaaataactctaaatatatttaaaaaattaaaaaataaaatttacactatctttttttttccatctatCACTGCCACCATCACCTCCACCCACCATCTTTctcctccctctcttttctcttcttcgcTCTCCTTCACTTTTCTTCCTTCATCTCTTTCCTCCTTCGATCGTGATCTAGTCTCGACGAAACTAAATcgggaaagagaagaaagggaaggagCGAGGGGTGgcgataaaggaaagaaaaagatagaaGAGGAGAGAAGGAGGATGAGAGAAAGAGGAGGAAAGGGGATGGGAGAAGAGAGGAGGAGGGAAAGAGGGGATGGAGGTGATGGTGGATAGTGGTGGTGGGTGGAatgttaatttttaaaaattatcctaataatttttaaattttaaaaatattctaaaatgtatttcaaaaatatttttaaagatatcactaaaatatttataataaaaaattttcatatatattgttatatattgttatagtaaaatattttaaaaatattataaaaaaacagctaatccaatcCCAAACGGATttgaattgaatgattgaatccCTCTCCTATTACCCTGACCTTGCCCCGTGCACCAAACAAAAGAACGTTAAAGAAGGCAACTTTTTGTTCGTCACAGCTTTTGACTTTTAAGTGGAACGCCGGAACCCGATGAATCTGCTCTTCTCGCGGAACATCACCAATTTAGGACCTTTACCCTTTTTACATGATAATATTTGGATACCCGAACCCAATTGGCAGCTCCAGTCAGAATCCTCCACAACTCCAGTTCGAAACTTTTTTCGAAGTCCCCGTGAATGACAGCGTTTTAGGTAATTGTGGGTCGGTGTTGGATCATATACGGGAGCTTTAGGCTCAAACTACGGAGGCAAGTAAAACTAGAACCTAAGCCGAAGCAGCTGGAGTGAATGTATCGAGCCAGGGCAGGTGGGAAGTCTTTCTAGTCAATGATTCATGAATGTGGCCAATTCCAGCCTCTGTCCACAACCTTGACGTACTTACTTTCATCCGCTGCTCCCGGACCCAAAGCAATCAGTGTAACACGATGGCAGACTCTGTTATACAACTCCGCCAATGCCAAATGTATACGAACCACCAAACAACTCCACGCTTATACCATCACCTCTGGCCTCCTTTTATCCCCCAGGTCCACACATCTGCTCTCGCTTCTTGCATCAGCATATGCCCTCGGTGGCCAAATTGTAGTTGCCCGTTACCTGTTCGATAAATCGCCTGATAGGACATTCTTCTCGTATAAGACCCTGATAAGAATGTGTGCTGAAGATGGGTCTTCGCATAAGGCTCTAAAACTCTTCGCTGAGATGCTTGAATCGGGTCGTTACAAACCTGATAATTATACCTTTCCTTTTGTCATTAGGGCCTGTGGTGATTCTTTACTGCCTCAATTGGGTACTGCTGCTCATTGTTTAGCTCTTGTAAGTGGCTATGGTTCGGATACATTTACTGCGAATTGTCTGTTGGCAATGTACATGAATGTTGGAGATCGAGAGGGGGCGATGCGGGTTTTTGATACTATGGGAGAGCCTACTATTGTCTCGTGGAACACTATGATCAGCGGTTATTTTCGAAATGACAGTGCCAAAGAAGCTTTGATGTTGTTTCGGAAAATGGTGGACAGTGGGGTGGAAGCTGATGCTGCAACAGTTGTTTCTGTTTTGCCTGCTTGTGGGTTTTTGAAGGATTTGGAATTGGGGAGAGAGGTGCATTTGCTGGTGATAAAGAAGGGTTTAGGGAAGAAGGTGTCCGTGAGGAATGCCCTGGTGGATATGTATGTTAAGTGTGGTAAAATGGACGAGGCACGAAGTGTGTTTGATAAGATTATTGAGAAAGATGTGGTGACTTGGACAACTATGATTCATGGGTACTCCTTGAATGGCGATATTAGAAGTGCTTTAGGATTGTGTCAACTTATGCAGTTCGAAGGTGTAAAACCTAATGCAGTTACTCTGGCTTCTCTTCTTGCATCTTGTGCCAATTTGCCTAACTTGAAGTTAGGTAAATGTTTGCACGGTTGGGCATTAAGGCAGAGACTTGAATCTGATGTAAACGTTGAAACTGCACTTATTGACCTGTATGCAAAATGCAAATGTATGAGACTTAGCTTCAAGGTGTTCTTTAAGACTTCTAAAACAAGAACTGTACCTTGGAATGCGATTCTTTCAGGGTGCATTTATAATGTGCTTGCGGAAGAAGCAATAGAGCTTTTCAGAGAAATGCTTCTGGAAGGAGTGAAACCCAATGACGCAACCTTCAAGAGCCTCCTTCCAGCATTTGCAGTTCAAGCAGATATGCAGCAAGCAATGAGTTTACACAGTTACCTCATAAGGTCAGGCTTTATCTTGAAAACTGAAATTGCAACTGGCTTGGTTGACATTTATTGCAAGTGTGGGAATTTGAAATCTGGTCACAGGGTCTTTAGTGGGGTACCCTTGAAGAAAAGAGACATTGTTCTCTGGAGTGCACTTATAGCAGGTTACGGCACTCATGGGCATGGTGAAATtgttctttctctcttttatgATATGGTACAGTCTGGGATTAGACCTAATGAAGTCACTT
The genomic region above belongs to Coffea arabica cultivar ET-39 chromosome 7c, Coffea Arabica ET-39 HiFi, whole genome shotgun sequence and contains:
- the LOC140003673 gene encoding pentatricopeptide repeat-containing protein At5g39350-like, which gives rise to MIHECGQFQPLSTTLTYLLSSAAPGPKAISVTRWQTLLYNSANAKCIRTTKQLHAYTITSGLLLSPRSTHLLSLLASAYALGGQIVVARYLFDKSPDRTFFSYKTLIRMCAEDGSSHKALKLFAEMLESGRYKPDNYTFPFVIRACGDSLLPQLGTAAHCLALVSGYGSDTFTANCLLAMYMNVGDREGAMRVFDTMGEPTIVSWNTMISGYFRNDSAKEALMLFRKMVDSGVEADAATVVSVLPACGFLKDLELGREVHLLVIKKGLGKKVSVRNALVDMYVKCGKMDEARSVFDKIIEKDVVTWTTMIHGYSLNGDIRSALGLCQLMQFEGVKPNAVTLASLLASCANLPNLKLGKCLHGWALRQRLESDVNVETALIDLYAKCKCMRLSFKVFFKTSKTRTVPWNAILSGCIYNVLAEEAIELFREMLLEGVKPNDATFKSLLPAFAVQADMQQAMSLHSYLIRSGFILKTEIATGLVDIYCKCGNLKSGHRVFSGVPLKKRDIVLWSALIAGYGTHGHGEIVLSLFYDMVQSGIRPNEVTFTSVLHACSHAGMVDDGLSLFNFIYGSFPLCLRTNHYTCMVDLLGRAGRLEEAHELIKSMPFQPSPTVWGALLGACAIHENVELGEEAAKWLFELEPANTGNYVLMGNIYAALGRWKDAENVRHRMNEVGLLKSPAHSVIEVRKPA